The DNA segment CAGGGCTGCTGCTGCGCCGGCTGCGGGAGCTGGACCTGCCGCTGGCCGACCTCGTCGTCGCCGTCGAGAGGGCGCTGCTGCTCGACGTCGAGCTGGCAGCGCGAGCGTCGGTGGACGGCAGCAGTCCCGCGGCCGCGCGCGCCGGTCTCGACGCGCTCGCGGAGGTCGCGGCGTCGTTCACCGAGGCGACGGGCACCGGGACGTCGCACCGGTCGTCGCTGCGGGCGTTCCTGGCGTGGCTCAGCCTGGCCGAGGAGCACGAGCACGGCCTCGACCAGTCGTCGTCCTCGGACGCCGACGAGCCCACCCCCGGCCTGGGTGACGGGGCCGACGAGGGGACCGAGCCCAGCCGGACCGCCGTGCAGCTGCTCACCGTGCACGCGTCCAAGGGGCTCGAGTGGGACGTCGTCGCCGTCGCCGGGCTCGCCGAGCACGGGTTCCCGACGCGGCCGCGCACGTCGCAGGGCTGGCTGTCAGGGCTGGGCGTGCTGCCGCACCCGCTGCGCGGTGACGCCGACTCCCTGCCGCACCTGGGGTGGGAGGCCGCGCTCGACGCCAAGGGCGCCGAGACCGAGCGGGCGGCGTACGCCGAGCGCTGCGCCGAGGCCCACCGCGCCGAGGAGCGGCGCCTCGCGTACGTGGCGCTGACCCGCGCTCGGTCGCTGCTGCTGCTGACCGGCGCCTGGTGGGGCGGGGAGCGGAAGAAGGAGCGCGTGCCGTCCGCGTTCCTCGTCGAGGTGGTCGAGCACCTGCGCGGGCTCGGTGCTGGTGCGGGCGGGGGAGCCGACGAGGTCCCCGAGCTGCCCGAGGCGCCGGAGGAGGCCGAGAACCCCGAGCTGGCCGAGCCGCGCCGGGCCCGCTGGCCGTTCGACCCGCTCGGCCCGCGCCGCCCCGCCCTGGAGGCGGCGGCGGCCGCCGTGCAGGCGGCCTCCGAGCTCACGCCACCGGACGCGGGCCCGTGGGCGGAGGAGGTGGAGGCGCTGCTGGCCGAGCGCGCCCGCGGCGACGCCGGCGGTGCACCCGACGTGGAGCTGCCCGCCCACCTCTCGGCCTCCCGCCTGGTGCAGCTCGCCGCGGACCCGGCGGCCCTCGCGCTGGCCGTGCGCCGCCCGGTCCCCGTGCAGCCGCGGGTGGCCACGCGTCGCGGCGTGGCCTTCCACGCCTGGCTGGAGGAGAGGTTCCGCTCGGCCGCGCTGCTCGACCTCGACGAGGTCCTCGGACCCGACGGTGAGGGCGACGAGCCGGACGACGATCTCGACGACGGACCCGCTGACGGTCTGGGGCCGCTGGGCGCCGACGAGGAGGAGCTGGCGGCGCTGCAGGCGAGCTTCCTCGCCTCGGAGTGGGCCCGGCGGGAGCCGGTCGCCGTCGAGGTGGACCTGGAGACACCCGTCGCGGGGCTCGTGGTGCGCTGCCGCGTGGACGCCGTGTTCCCCCGTCCGGCCGAGCAGGGCGGCGGCGTGGACGTCGTCGACTGGAAGACCGGGCGACCACCCACGGGGGAGGCGGCCCACGCCGCCGCCGTGCAGCTCGCCGTGTACCGACTGGCCTGGTCGCGGTGGAAGGGGGTGCCGTTGTCTCAGGTGGGAGCCGCGTTCTTCTACGCCGCCACCGGCACGACGAGCCGTCCTGCGGACCTCCTCGACGCCGACGGCCTGGAGGCGCTGGTCCGGGCAGCGGGGTGAAACCTGGTCGTTGCTCCGTCCGTGGCGGGGGACGCTCAAGGGGGACGCGGTCGGCGACGACGGTGGTGGTGGAGGCGCACCGCGTCGCTGCACCACACGTCTGCACGGTGGAGAAGAGATGCTGTCGTTGCGCTGGACCGTCGGACGTCGTCTGACAGCCGGTTTCGCCCTGGCCACCGTGCTGCTCGCGGTGGTCGGTGGGCTGGCCCTGAAGTTCACCGAGACGCTGTACGCCAACCAGGACGCCGTCCAGCACACGTACCAGGTGCTGAGCGCTCTCACGGCTCTCGACAGCAGCCTCAAGGACGCCGAGACCGGTCAGCGCGGCTACCTCATCACGGGAGACGACGCCTACCTCGCGCCCTTCACCGCGGCGAAGTCGACCACGGCTGAGGAGCTGGACGAGGTCGCAGCCCTGACGGCGGACAACCCGGAGCAGCAGGAGCGCATCGCCACGATCCGTCCGCTCATCGACAGCAAGTACGCCGAGATGCAGTCCACGATCGACCTGCGCAGGACCAGCGGCTTCGAAGCGGCCCAGGCCGTCGTGCTGACGAACGCCGGCAAGACGGTCATGGACCAGATCCGCCAGACCACCGGCCAGATGGCCACCGAGGAGGCCTCGCTGCTCGACGTGCGCCGGGAGACCTCCGACGAGGCCCGCCAGAGCGCGCTGGTCGTCATGGTCTCCGGAACGCTCGGTGGTGCGGTGGCCTTCACCCTCATCGCCGTCCTCGTCACCCGCAGCATCAGGCGGCCCCTCAAGGACCTCGGCGACGGCCTGGAGAACATCGCCAGCGGCGACGGTGACCTGACGGCCCGCCTGGACGAGTCGCGCACCGACGAGTTCGGCGCCGTCACCAAGGCCTTCAACCGGTTCGTCGAGACCATCCGCTTGACGATCGCCTCGGCAGCGGCCAGTGCGCAGGCCGTGGCGGCCGCCAGCGAGGAGCTCTCCGCGACGTCCTCCCTCATCGACGGCAACGCCCAGGAGGCCGCTGAGCAGGCGAGCGCCGCCACGGGCACCGCCAGCTCGGTCGCGGGCAGCGTGGAGACCGTCTCCGCGGGTGCCGAGGAGATGCGGGCCTCCATCGAGGAGATCGCCCGCAGCACCAGCCGCGCCGCGGAGGTCACCAACCAGGCGGTCGCTGCCGCCGAGTCGACCAGCGCCACCATCAGCTCCCTCGGCGCTTCGAGCCGGGAGATCGGGGACGTCGTCAAGGTCATCACGAGCATCGCCGAGCAGACCAACCTCCTCGCCCTGAACGCGACCATCGAGGCGGCCCGCGCCGGTGAGGCCGGCAAGGGCTTCGCAGTGGTGGCGAGCGAGGTCAAGGACCTGGCGCAGGGCACCGCCCGCGCGACGGCGGACATCACCGCCAAGATCACGCAGATCCAGACCTCCACGGGCTCGGCGGTGGCCGCCATCGCCGAGATCACCGAGATCATCAGCAGGATCAACGAGTTTCAGGTGACCATCTCGGCTGCCGTGGAGGAGCAGGCCGCCACCACCACGGAGATGAGCCGGGCGATCTCCGACGCCTCCGCCGGGACGTCGACCTTCGCCGCGAGCCTCGACACCGTCGCCGGTGCCATCACCTCCACGAGCCGAGGGCTCGGCGAGACCCGCACCGCGGTGGCGGAGCTGTCGCAGATGGCCGCTGTGCTCGACGGCCTGGTGGGGCGCTTCAAGCACTGACCAGCGCCCTCGGAGGTCGTCGAGGCCACCGGGGAGCAGGGCGGGGACGCACCGCAGGGCGGCGCGCCCCTCGCCCGTCCGGCCGAGCGAGCCCTACCCTCCGCACGTGGACGACGCCGCGCCGACCTCGTCCCCCGCCCCGCTCGTGACGTCGGCGGCGGTGACGAAGCTCGTGCTGGGGCTGCTCGTCGTCGTCCTCGACCTGCGCCTGCAGGGCTTCGACCTCCTCGTCGACGCGGTGGGCTGGGTGGTGGTCGTCGGAGCGCTCGCGCACCTGGCGTCAGCGGTGCCCGGGCTGCGGGCCGCCCGCGCGGTGGCCCTGCTCGCCGCCGTGCTGTCCCTCGCGGACCTGCTGCACCCGACGCGCACCACCACCGAGGACGTCTTCGGTGACGGCTCGACGACCACCAGCACCACCGCGGTGGTCGCTCCCGACGGGCTGCAGGGTGCCCTCGCCTGGGGGTACGAGGCGCTGTGCGTGGTCTTCCTCGTGCAGGTCTGCCTCGTGCTCGCGTCGGCCGCCTCCCAGGAGCAGCACCCGCAGGTGGCGTCCCGGCTGCGGACCGTCGCCGCGGTCACCGGCGTCGTGCAGGGGGCGGACGTGCTGCTGGGTGGCGTGGCGCTCCTCACCGGTTGGGAGGCCCTGGACGGTGCGCCGGAGCTCGTCTGGACCGGGCTGCTGCTGGCCGTCGGGGGCCTCCTCACCACCGCCTGGGTGCTGCTGTCGCTGTGGCGTCTGCGCACCTGGCCGCTGCTCAGCTCTCCGTCGGACACCGCTCTGCGCGCTTGACCTTCCCCCTGCGGCAAGCCCGACGCTGGGCGTGCGGCCGGAGGCACCGGGCGCACGAGGGGAGTGACGTGCTCACGATCGGGCAGTTCGCCCAGGCGACGGGGCTCACCGCGAAGGCGCTGCGCCTCTACGACGAGACGGGCCTGCTGGAGCCGGCCGAGGTGGACCCGGTGACCGGGTACCGCCGCTACGAGGTCTCGCAGGTGCGCCGAGCGGCGCAGGTGGCCGTCATGCGCCGCATGGGCGTGCCGCTGGAGGACGTCGGGCGAGTGCTCGACCAGCCCGACGCCGCGGAGCAGCTGCTCGACCGGCACGCCGAGGGGGTGCGGCGGCGGCACGCGGCCGAGGAGGCGGCGCTGGTGGCCGGGCGGGCGCAGCTCGCCGCCTACGAGCGCGACGTCCCCGTGGAGCACCGCCGCGCACCGGCGCAGCCGTGGGCGGGCGTGGTGGTCGACGTCCCCGCGGACCCGGAGGACGAGGCCGCCGACCTCACCGACGAGGCAGCCGAGCAGGCGTTCTCCCGCCTGTGGTCCACCCTGACCGCTGCGGGCGCGCAGGTCACCGGCCCGTGGTGGACGACGATGCGGACGGTCGACGGCCACGACGACCGCGTCCAGCTGGTGCTGAGCTGGCCGCTCGCCGCCCTTCCGGAGAGCGAGCTGGGCGTCGAGGGAGCCCGGGTGGAGACCGGCGTGCTGCCCGAGCGCACGGAAGCGCTCGTCCGCCTGCTCCACGCCGAGGACCACGCCGGTGACGGTGTGGAGGGCGTCCCCACCGCTGCCGTGGTGCACCTGCTGGAGCAGCTCGGCGACGACGAGGCGCTCGACACCCAGGTGCGTCAGGTGGGCGTGCTCGACGAGCAGGGCGCGCCCGTCGGCGTGGAGCTGGTGGTGACCACCGCCGTCCACGGCTGACGGAGCGGAACGGCGTGGCGCTGCTGCAGGAGGCGCTGGGAGGGTGGCGCGCATGACGACGACCTCCTCCACCGACGGCTCCGGTCCCGTCCGGCTGGTGCGCAGCGAGCAGCTGACCCCGTCCGTGCCGTACGCCTACGCCGCCACCACCGACCGCCCGGGCCGCCTCCTGTTCACCGCGGGGGCGTGCCCCCTCGACGACGAGTGCCGCGTGGTCTCGCCCGGCGACGTCGTCGCGCAGACCGAGCAGGTCATCGCCAACCTGCGCACGGTGCTGCAGGAGGCCGGCGCAGACCTGACGAGCGTGGTGAAGTCGACGGTGTACGTCGCCTCGACCCGCGCCGAGGACCTGCACGCCGCGTGGGACGTCGTGGCCCGCGCCTTCGGCGAGCACGACGCCCCGAGCACCCTGCTGGGTGTCACCGTCCTCGGCTGGCCGGACCAGCTGGTGGAGGTCGAGGCCGTCGCCGTCCTGCCGTGACGGTCCCGCTGTGAGCGTGGGGCCGGCTGAGCCCGACGTCACCGCGTCGCCCTTCGTCGTCCTGAGCGGTGACGGGCTGGTGCTGCGCTGCCTGCGGCAGCGCGACGTGGCCGCCCTGCTGGCCGGTGAGGACGACGACCAGGTCCGCTGGCTGCTCGAGGGCCACCGCTCCGAGCTCGAGCGGACCCGGCGGTGGGTGGGCGAGACCCAGCGGGAGTGGGCGGCCGGTGGTCCGCGGCGGCACCTCGGCGTGTTCGACGGCGAGCGGCTCGACCGGTACGAGCGCCCGCTGCGCTGAACGGCTCCGCAGAACGCCCCAGGCCCAGGGGCTCGACCTCGAGCCTCCTCGAGCTCGGTAGGAGCCGGCTCGAGCTCACGCGCTGACGAGGCGGCGGCGCGCTGCGTCGTCGAGCTCCCCGAGCAGCTCCAGCGCCATGAGCGCCGCTCCCCGGACGGGGTCCGTGACCCCCGGCTGGAGCTCGCAGGTGCTGCCCGCCAGCGCGGCCGCCAGCCGAGAGGAGAAGGCGGGGTCGGTCGCGAGGGACCCGGTGCACCCCACCGGCACCGCGGCCGTCCCGACGAGCGGCGCGAGGAGGAGCACGCCCACTGCGGTGCGCTCAGCCAGCGCGCGCAGGGCGCGGTCAGCGAGAGGACTGGTCTCGGCGGCCGCGGTGACGAGCGGGGCGAGCGGTCCGAGGCGCCGGGTGGTCGAGTGCGGGGTCCCCGACGCCGTCAGGTCGAGGACGGTCCGGCGGAGGGCGTCGACGTCCTCGACCTCCAGCGCCTCCATGAGCTCGGCCACGAAGGAGCCGTCCTGCGGCGCCGATCGGGCTGAGAGGACCTGCTGGACGACGTCGAGCACCAGGTGGCGCGCGGCGCCGGCGTAGTGGGCCAGCTGGCCGTTCTCCACCTCCTCGCCGCGTGCGGTGATCGCGAGCACCATCGAGCCCGTGCCCGCCACCACGATCACGCCGGGGCTTCCCGCGAGCACTCCTCGGTGCGCAGTGACGGCGTCGTTGACGAAGACCTGCGGGCAGACCAGCTCGGGCAGCGCCAGGTGCTCGCGCGCCCAGTCGAGCGAGCGGTCGCCGTCGGCGCCGCCGCGGCTGCTGATCCCCGCCACCCCCGCCACGAGCGCGGCCGCGTCACCGGGCGACAGACCGCTCGTGCTGAGGGCCTCCAGCACGGTCCTGCGGAGGTTCTCCACGGCGTCGTCGTGGTGGTGCCACGCGCCCGCCGGACCGGTGGCGCTGCCCAGCAGGCCGCCGTCGAGACCGAAGCAGCTGGCGCGCGTGTGCGTCCCTCCGGCGTCGACTGCCACGACGCAGCGACCGAGCGTCTTCGCTGGCACCCGAAGACCGTACCGGTGTGGTCGAGAGGGGACGAGGGGCTGCCGGACGCCGAGGTGGCCGCCGTGCTCGACACCGCCCTCGCAGCGTGCGCAGCGCCCTCGAGGAGGGCGCTGCGCACGCTGACGGGGCTCGTTCCACCCCGCTGAGGTCAGCGGGGTGCGAGGAGCGGTGCTCAGACGGTGAAGCCGGCCACCGCCTGCTGCAGCCGCGTGCTGAGCGAGGTCAGCTCCGCGGAGGCGCCGCGGGCCTCGGAGGCGCGGTTGCGGCTGCCCTCAGCGCCGGCGGCGAGCATGGAGATGTTGGCGGCGATCTCCTGGGACCCCGAGGCCGCGTCGGCGACGTTGCGGGTCATCTCCTGGGAGGTGGCCGACTGCTCCTCCACCGCTGCGGCGATGGTGGTCTGGTGGTCGTTGATGCGGCCGATGACCTCGCTGATGCGCTCGATCGCCGAGACCGCGCCGCTGGTGTCCTCCTGGATGGTGGACACGCGGTGGGAGATGTCCTCGGTGGCCTGGGCGGTCTGGCGGGCCAGCTCCTTGACCTCCCCGGCCACGACCGCGAAGCCCTTGCCGAGCTCACCGGCGCGGGCGGCCTCGATGGTGGCGTTCAGGGCCAGGAGGTTGGTCTGCTCGGCGATGGACGTGATGAGGTTGACCACCGAGACGATCTCCTGGCTGGAGGCGCCGAGGCGGGCGACGGTGGCGGTGGTGGCCTCGACGGCCTCGACGGCCTGGGCGGCCACGGCGGCGGCCTGGGCGGCGCTGGCGGAGATCTCTCCGATGGCGGTCTGCATCTCGCCCGAGCCGGCGGCGACGGTGTCGACGCTGACGGAGACCGAGGAGGCGGCGGCGGAGACGAGGTCTGCCTGGGCGGCGGACTCGTCGGCGCGGCCGACCACGTCCACGGCGAGCTGGTCCAGGGTGCGGGAGGTGCCGGTGAGCTGGTCGGTGGTGGCGATGACCACGCCCATGGCGCGGCCGAACTCGTCGAGGGTGTGGTCCAGCGAGACCGAGACGGAGGCGAGCTCGTCGTTTCCGACGATGCCGGCGCGAGCGCGCAGGTCGCCGGTGGCCACCCGGCCCAGGACGGTGCGGACGTGCTCCAGCGGGCGGGTGATGCTGCGGGTGATCACCACGGCCAGCGTGAGGGAGACGGCCAGCGCCACGAGGGCGATGCCCACCAGCACGCGGACCGCCGAGTCGGCCGCGGCCTGCGCCTCCTGGGCCGCCGCGGCGGCGCCGGCGGACTGGGCGGCGAGGGCGTCGGTGAGGGACTTGCTGATGGCGTCCTCCAGCTCGAAGTACTTGGCGTTGAGGGATGCCACCGTGGTGGTGTCCCCCGCAGCCGTCGCCGCGACCAGCTTCTGGAGGTTGTCGTTGTACTGCGGCACGGCGCTGGAGACCGTCGTGACGGCCGCGGTGGCCTTCGGCGTCAGGGAGGTGCTCTGCAGGGAGCTGATGTCCTTCTGCACAGCTGCCATCGCGGCGTCTGCCGCCTTCACGTACCCGGCCTGCATCTCGGCCGTGTTGCCGGTGAGGTACTGGCGGGACAGGTTGGTGAGGTACGTCTGCCAGTCGACCTTGAGCTGGCCGAGCTGCTCCAGCGGCACGGTCCCGGTCTGCCGCACCTCCTGGGCGCGGTGGTTCAGCGCGAGGACCTGCGAGACGCCGACCCCGCCCATCCCCATCACGGCGACGGCGAGGGTCACGACGAGCGCGAACAGCCGGGTGCGCACGCTCCAGCGCGATGACCGGAGGAGGGCGCTTCGGCCGGGGGCGGCAGGCATGGTGGTTCGGTCTCCCTCAGGTGGTTTCTGGGTGATCTCTGGGGTCGTCGGCGCGCTCGGCCCCCGCCTTGAGGTTCCGGTTAGCGTGACCGGGTGACGACATCGCGCCTGCGGGCGGCGCCGGCGGTGCTGCTCAGCGCAGCCGCGGCCAGCTGGGCCGCGAACTGCGCGGTCGGCCTGGCGGCGTGGCGGGGCCGGCGGGGCAGCAGGTGGCCGCACCACGCCCTCTACGCCTCCACGTGCACGTGGACGCTGCTCGCGCTCGCAGCCTCCGCGCTCCTCGGCCGGAGCAGGACGACGACGGCCCTGCTGGCGCCCGCGCTGCTGCCGCTCGTCGTCGTCGCGAGGGTCCGTCCGGGCGGGACCGGTCACGTGCTGCTCGCCGCGTCGCTGGCCCCGCCCCTGCTGGGCGCCACCGCTGCCGCCTGGGCGGCAGCGGGGACGAGGAGCCGCTGACCGTGGAGCTGCTCGAGGCGATCCGCCGCCGGCGCACCACGAACGGCGCCTTCCTGCCCGACCCGGTCAGCGCCGAGCACCAGCGCCTGCTCGTGGAGGTGGCGGGACGCGCGCCGAGCCAGCTCAACAGCCAGCCGTGGCGCTTCGTGCTGGTCGAGGACCGGTCCACCATCGATCGCATCGCCGCGATCAGCGGCGAGAGCATGACCACGGCGATGTCGGGCGGCACGTTCTTCGAGCGGTACAAGCGCTACTTCCGCTTCAGCGCTGCGGAGATGGCGCAGCACCGCAGCGGCATGCTCTTCGACAGGCTGCCCGCCCCGCTGCGGCCGTTCACCGGCCAGGTGTTCACCCGCCGCGGGCAGAGGCTCATGAACGCGCTGCGGGTGCCGCAGACGCTGGGGGAGGAGAACCGCAAGCTCGTCGCCGGGTCCCCGCTGCTGCTGGCGGCGCTGCTGGACAAGGCCGAGCACCGCCCGGGGGAGCTGTCGGCGTTCTACTCGCTGTTCTCCCTGGGCGCCGCGGTGGAGAACATCTGGCTCACCACGGTCGAGCTGGGGCTGGGCATCCAGTTCGTCTCGTTCCCCATGGAGGTGCCTGGCGCGTGGGGCCGCATCGAGGAGCTGCTGGAGGTGCCCGACCACCTCGACCTCATGGCCGTCTACCGCATCGGCCACGTCCCACCGGAGCAGCGGCGCCCCGCCATCGACTGGTCGAGCAGCGAGCGGCGCGCGCCCTCCCAGTACGTCTACCGCGAGACGTGCGCCACGCCTCAGACCGGCTGGGACGGCTGAGCAGGGCTGAAGGTCCGCACGACCCGGGCGAAGGCCCCGGCCTCTGACAGCTGCGGCGGGAAGAGGTCGCCGGTGGTGGTGCCGGCCAGGTCCAGCCGCACGGTCTTGTCGGTCCACCGCGCCCGCTTGACCTTTCCCTCACCAGCGACTCGGACCAGGTGCCAGGGCAGCCGGTGCCCGCCCACCTGGAGCCCGTCCGCGTGCAGCACGAACGGCCCCCAGGGGACGACGGCACCGCCGCGCAGCTCGCGGCCGACCTTCCTCGCGAGCCGTCGGTCGGCTCCCGCGAAGCCCCACCAGAGGAACGCGGCGCCGACGAGGAGGCCGAACGGGCTGAGCAGGCCCCACCGCAGGTCGAACGCGTCGTACCCGGTCGCGGCGGTCGTGCCCCAGGCGACGGCTCGGTAGGTGTCCGGGTCGCCGGTGGTGCTGTCGAGGGTGCCGCCGTAGTGCGTGGTGAGCGTCCCCCTGACCTCCCGCCCGTCGGCGGTCCACGTCGCGGGGCAGTCCGTCCCGCCGCGACCCGCACCGCGCACCACGATCGTCGTCTCGCACGTGCCACCCGCCCGGGTGCTGGCGACCACCTCCGTGCCCGTGGCGTACCCGTACGCCGAGGGCGCCTTGAGGACGCCCCAGCCCGCGAAGATCGTCGCGAAGATGACCGGCCAGGCCAGCCACGTGAAGGCGACCGACAGCGCGGGGGGCTTCGGGGTGGACCGGGCCGGGGCGCTCATCCGCCGGAGGCTAGGGGCTGGTCCGCCTCCACGTCGACGACGAGCGCGCGGTGGTCACCCACCGCGAGCTGCTCGGCACGCCCGGTGGCGCTGACCGGTGCGCCGAGGGAGACGACGTGGTCCAGCTGCAGGCGCGGTGCGGCGCCGGGGAAGGTGGGGGCGGCCACCAGCGTCGGTGCACCCGCGGCCCGCTTCACCAGCGCTCCCGGCAGGTTGAGGTCTCCGGCCAGCAGCACCTGCCGTGTCGGACCGGCCGAGCCCGAGGGGGCGAGGCCCCGCAGCCACGACGCGACCCGGCGCAGCTGCCGCAGCGCCGTCGGAGGTGCGAAGGACAGGTGGGTCGCCGCGACCACCGTCCCGTCTCCCAGGACGGCGGCGACGGCCGTGCGCGGCTCGTCGGGGAACAGCAGCACGCCCGTGCGGCCGGTGACGGGATCGGGGACGACGAGCGGGAGCCTGCCGCGTCCGGTGCCGAGGTCGAGGGCGTGCCAGGCGACCACGGGCCGCCGGACGAGCAGCGCCACGCCGAACGTGGGGCCGCGCAGCCCGCGCGCCTCGTCCTGGTCCGAGCCCGGCCCCGTGCTCCCGACCGGGCCTCGCAGCGAGCCGGCCAGCGGGGCCCAGTCGCGCCGCAGCCCGGGGGTCCCCTCCAGCGCGGGCGCCATCCGCCAGTGGTCGAGGCCCAGCGCCGCGGACGCCTCCGCGGCCTGGTCGAGACCGCCCGAGCGGGGTTGGGCGTCGTCCACCTCCGCCAGCGCGACCGCGTCGCACCCCGACAGGCCGCGCAGGGCGTCCCGCAGGGCTGCGGCGCCGAGCTGGCGCCCGTCTCGGCCCCTCCCGGAGGCGAGGTTCAGCGCTGCGACCCTCACGCCTCAGCGCTCCAGCTCGTCGCCGTCGTCGAGGGAGGCGTCGAGGTCCTCCAGCATCGCGGTGGCGTCGTCGAGCACGGCGTCGTCCTCCAGGGCCACGCCGTGGAGGAGGTAGCGCGCCAGCGCCATCTCCCCGGCCAGGCGCGCGCGGGCGGCCAGCGCCGGGTCGACCGGCTCGTGGCGGGCCTCGGCGTGCTCGACGAGCACCGCCTCCAGGGACTCGGTGGGAGCGGCGGCCGCCAGCCAGCCCAGGTCGTCGGCGGGGTCGCCGACGCTGAGCGAGCCCCAGCCGGTGACGCCCGTCACCGCGAGCCCGTCGGTGAGGACGCGGGTGCCGTCGAGGTCGCCGTGGACCACCACGGGGGAGAACCTCCACCAGCGCACCTCCTCCAGGCCCTGCTCCCACCGCGCGAGGAGCCGCGTCGGCACCCTCCCGGTGGAGGCGGCGCGGTCCAGCTCCGACAGCCGACGACCCCGCACCTCCGAGGCGCTCCACACCGGCAGCCCGGCCTCGTCGACGGCCGCGGCGGGCAGCGCGTGCACCACCGCCAGCGCGCGGGCCAGCGACGTGGTGAGCGCCCCCGGACGCAGGCCGACGACGTCCACCTGGTCGCCCGGGACCCACGTGGTGACGACGGCTCGGCCGCCCTCGGGCAGGGGCGTCCACCCGGCCACCGCGGGGACCACGAAGGGCAGGCGCACCCCCAGCGCAGGCTCCGCCAGGCGCGCGAGCAGCCCTAGGGCCGCCGCCTCGCGCTCCAGGTCGGCGCCCGCGGCGGGGCTGCGGGGGACGCTGATGACGTGACGGGCGCCGCCGTCGTCCTCCACCAGGGCGACGTCGAGGTCGGCACCGTCGTCGTCGAGCAGCCGCACCCGCGTCGGTTCAGCGCCGGGCAGCGCGGCGCTGGCGAGCGCGGCCATGAGGTAGGGGTCGCGGCGCACGGGCCAACGCTAGGGCCCCGTGCACCGTCCGCCGCAGTCCAGCACCCTCCAGGTCCGTCGGGAACCGCTCGCGCGGGCGGGACGGCGGCTGCCTACGGTGGCGACGTGGCCCCCGCACCCCTGCCCGACCTGTCCCTGTCCCGCTCTGCCTCCGACCGCCAGGGAGCCCGCCGCGGCGACGCTGGCCTGCTGGAGCGGCTGTGGGCCGACGAAGCGGTCCGGGTGGTGCGCGTGCACGACGGCCGCACGCCCGTCACGCGCGACGGCGACGGCGGTCCCGACGGCCAGCCGCGGCTGGCCCTGGTGCCGCCGTCGCACGTGCCCGGCGGAGCGCCCCACGGGGTGCGCGTCCTGCTGGGCACCGACCCCGACGGCACCTGGTACGTGGCGCAGGAGGTGGCCGACCCCTCCCTCGACCCGGGCGGCGGTGACGACTGGGCCGACCTGCGCACGCTGGGTGCGGAGCTGGACGCCCTCGAGGCCGGCCTGCTCACCCAGGCCGTGGCGGTGCTGCGCTGGCACGCGGTGAACCCCCGCTGCCCGCGCTGCGGAGCGCCCACGTCGGTGGAGCAGGCCGGGTGGGTGCGGAAGTGCACCGCCGACGGCAGCGAGCACTTCCCCCGCACCGACCCCGCGGTGATCATGTCCGTCGTCGACGCCGACGACAGGCTCCTGCTCGGCCACAACGACATGTGGCCGGCCAAGCGGTACTCGACGCTGGCGGGCTTCGTGGAGCCGGGGGAGTCCCTCGAGTCAGCGGTGCGCCGCGAGGTGCTCGAAGAGGTCGGCATCGAGGTCGGCGACGTCGACTACCTCGGCAACCAGCCCTGGCCGTTCCCCGCCTCGCTCATGCTGGGCTTCCGCGGCACCGCGGTGAGCACCGACGTCGTCACCGACGACGTCGAGATCACCGACGCGCGCTGGTTCAGCCGCGAGGAGCTCGTAGCGGCACTGCGCGACGGTGACGTGCTGCTGCCCCCGCCGGTCTCCATCGCCCGGCGGATCATCGAGCACTGGTACGGCGGATCGCTGGAGGACGCCGGAGGCGTGT comes from the Quadrisphaera setariae genome and includes:
- a CDS encoding endonuclease/exonuclease/phosphatase family protein, which codes for MRVAALNLASGRGRDGRQLGAAALRDALRGLSGCDAVALAEVDDAQPRSGGLDQAAEASAALGLDHWRMAPALEGTPGLRRDWAPLAGSLRGPVGSTGPGSDQDEARGLRGPTFGVALLVRRPVVAWHALDLGTGRGRLPLVVPDPVTGRTGVLLFPDEPRTAVAAVLGDGTVVAATHLSFAPPTALRQLRRVASWLRGLAPSGSAGPTRQVLLAGDLNLPGALVKRAAGAPTLVAAPTFPGAAPRLQLDHVVSLGAPVSATGRAEQLAVGDHRALVVDVEADQPLASGG
- a CDS encoding phosphotransferase; this encodes MRRDPYLMAALASAALPGAEPTRVRLLDDDGADLDVALVEDDGGARHVISVPRSPAAGADLEREAAALGLLARLAEPALGVRLPFVVPAVAGWTPLPEGGRAVVTTWVPGDQVDVVGLRPGALTTSLARALAVVHALPAAAVDEAGLPVWSASEVRGRRLSELDRAASTGRVPTRLLARWEQGLEEVRWWRFSPVVVHGDLDGTRVLTDGLAVTGVTGWGSLSVGDPADDLGWLAAAAPTESLEAVLVEHAEARHEPVDPALAARARLAGEMALARYLLHGVALEDDAVLDDATAMLEDLDASLDDGDELER
- the nudC gene encoding NAD(+) diphosphatase, producing the protein MAPAPLPDLSLSRSASDRQGARRGDAGLLERLWADEAVRVVRVHDGRTPVTRDGDGGPDGQPRLALVPPSHVPGGAPHGVRVLLGTDPDGTWYVAQEVADPSLDPGGGDDWADLRTLGAELDALEAGLLTQAVAVLRWHAVNPRCPRCGAPTSVEQAGWVRKCTADGSEHFPRTDPAVIMSVVDADDRLLLGHNDMWPAKRYSTLAGFVEPGESLESAVRREVLEEVGIEVGDVDYLGNQPWPFPASLMLGFRGTAVSTDVVTDDVEITDARWFSREELVAALRDGDVLLPPPVSIARRIIEHWYGGSLEDAGGVWR